Proteins from a single region of Scytonema millei VB511283:
- a CDS encoding response regulator, protein MRKILVIDNDEYSLLLISDFFALNNFQVLTADNSRSGLQLAREQQPNLIICELELPEQNGYEILRQLRDEPITASIPIWFLSFEADMATRRRALQQGADGYFHKPVNLNELLSAINSLFNG, encoded by the coding sequence GTGAGGAAAATTCTAGTAATTGATAATGATGAATATTCTCTACTATTAATTTCTGACTTTTTCGCCTTGAATAACTTTCAGGTTTTGACCGCAGATAATAGTCGCTCGGGCTTACAATTAGCCAGAGAACAACAGCCAAACTTAATTATTTGCGAACTGGAGCTGCCAGAACAAAATGGATACGAAATTTTAAGACAGTTGCGTGATGAACCGATTACAGCTAGTATACCTATCTGGTTTCTTTCATTTGAAGCAGATATGGCAACTCGTCGCCGTGCTTTACAACAAGGGGCTGACGGTTACTTTCATAAACCAGTAAACTTAAACGAATTGCTCTCAGCAATTAACAGTCTTTTTAATGGGTAA